Proteins encoded together in one Bacillota bacterium window:
- a CDS encoding ATP-binding cassette domain-containing protein, with product MIEINGLTKDYGTLRAVDNLNLKIGDGEIFGLLGPNGAGKTTTVRMLTMLTRPTAGEAYIAGYEVRRDLARVRHAIGVVPQHMNLDQELTARENLELHGRLYKMPAAERRRRIEELLAFAELADRAGELVSRFSGGMKRRLMIARALMHMPQVLFLDEPTVGLDPQTRRRMWDLVRRMNRERVTVLLTTHYIEEAEALCHRVGIMDRGRLIALDTPAMLKEQVGRFVVEGFDGAGATYAFFGTREEAVGYAGTLREAVTIREATLEDVFVKLTGRKVRD from the coding sequence TTGATTGAAATCAACGGGTTAACCAAGGACTACGGCACCCTCCGCGCGGTGGACAACCTCAACCTTAAGATTGGAGATGGTGAGATCTTCGGTCTCCTCGGCCCCAACGGGGCAGGGAAGACGACCACCGTGCGGATGCTGACGATGCTGACCCGGCCCACCGCCGGTGAGGCTTATATCGCCGGGTACGAGGTGCGGCGGGACCTGGCGCGGGTGCGCCATGCGATCGGGGTGGTGCCGCAGCACATGAACTTGGACCAGGAGCTCACTGCCCGGGAGAACTTAGAACTGCACGGGCGCCTCTATAAAATGCCGGCGGCCGAGCGGCGCCGCCGGATCGAGGAGCTTTTGGCCTTCGCGGAGCTTGCCGACCGTGCCGGCGAACTGGTGAGCCGGTTCTCCGGCGGGATGAAAAGGCGGCTGATGATCGCGCGGGCGCTGATGCATATGCCGCAGGTGCTTTTTCTTGATGAGCCGACCGTGGGCCTTGACCCGCAGACGCGGCGGCGGATGTGGGACCTGGTGCGGCGGATGAACCGGGAGCGCGTCACGGTGCTCCTCACCACCCACTATATCGAGGAGGCGGAGGCGCTCTGCCACCGGGTCGGGATCATGGACCGGGGGCGGCTGATTGCGCTGGACACGCCGGCAATGCTGAAAGAGCAGGTGGGCCGCTTCGTGGTCGAGGGTTTCGACGGGGCGGGCGCCACCTACGCCTTTTTCGGCACCCGGGAGGAGGCGGTCGGCTACGCTGGAACCCTGAGGGAAGCGGTGACGATCCGGGAGGCGACCTTAGAGGATGTTTTTGTAAAGTTGACCGGAAGGAAGGTGCGGGACTGA
- a CDS encoding ABC transporter permease produces the protein MMLDFYTVFWREMLSFRRTFWKFTATRLISPFLYLVAFGWGLGRNITVNGGSYLDFVVPGIIALSAMTVSFNAVGVSLNMSRLYHKTLEEYLLAPVSSLSFVLGKVLAGTVRGLAAALIILVLGFLFGARPAAGSGFFAVILLTCLLFAALGVVAAMTVPSHEDMANFSTFIILPMAFLCGTFFRAENLPRAVADLIYCLPLTHTSYALRALAAGKGLPPVSFIVLTGYAAACLAAAVWTVRRVR, from the coding sequence CTGATGTTAGATTTTTACACGGTTTTCTGGCGGGAGATGCTCTCTTTCCGGCGGACTTTCTGGAAGTTTACCGCCACGCGGCTGATAAGCCCCTTTCTTTACCTCGTCGCCTTCGGCTGGGGGCTCGGGCGGAACATCACGGTAAACGGCGGCTCCTACCTGGATTTCGTCGTCCCCGGCATCATTGCGCTCAGCGCGATGACGGTGAGCTTCAACGCCGTCGGGGTCTCGCTCAATATGAGCCGCCTCTACCATAAAACCCTCGAAGAATACCTCCTCGCCCCGGTCAGCAGTCTCTCCTTCGTCTTGGGCAAGGTGCTGGCGGGGACGGTCCGGGGGCTGGCGGCGGCGCTGATCATCCTGGTCCTCGGCTTCCTTTTCGGCGCCCGGCCGGCGGCGGGGTCTGGCTTTTTTGCCGTTATCCTCCTCACCTGTTTGCTCTTCGCCGCCCTCGGCGTAGTAGCGGCGATGACGGTCCCCTCCCACGAGGATATGGCCAACTTCAGCACCTTTATCATCCTGCCGATGGCCTTCCTCTGCGGCACCTTTTTCCGGGCGGAAAACCTGCCCCGGGCGGTGGCGGATCTCATCTACTGCCTGCCCCTGACCCACACCAGCTACGCCCTGCGCGCATTAGCGGCGGGCAAAGGGCTGCCGCCGGTCTCCTTCATCGTTCTCACCGGCTACGCTGCGGCCTGTCTCGCCGCCGCCGTTTGGACGGTGCGCCGGGTGCGCTGA
- the queA gene encoding tRNA preQ1(34) S-adenosylmethionine ribosyltransferase-isomerase QueA, translating into MRRSDFDYELPAELIAQEPSPTRDTSRLLVVQRDREGFEHRVFRDIQEYLVPGDILVLNETKVLPVRLYGIKEGTGGRVELLLLRALGGDTWEVLIRPGRRTPPGTRLWFGAGLLKGEILERTESGGRVVRFSYRGLFEEVLRHVGHVPLPPYIKKELSEPGRYQTVYARQPGSAAAPTAGLHFTPELLARVRDGGVETASLVLHIGLDTFRPVRVEDITEHRMHREEYDIPGDTAAAVNRAKSEKRRVIAVGTTTVRCLEAASGATGEVRAGAGTTDLFIYPGYRFRVVDVIITNFHLPCSSLLIMIAAFAGREKILRAYREAVRLKYRFFSFGDAMVII; encoded by the coding sequence CTGAGACGCAGCGACTTTGATTACGAACTGCCGGCGGAACTGATCGCCCAGGAGCCGTCACCAACAAGAGACACATCCCGCTTGCTGGTGGTTCAACGCGACCGGGAAGGGTTTGAACACCGCGTTTTCAGGGACATCCAGGAGTACCTGGTTCCGGGTGACATTCTGGTGTTGAACGAGACCAAAGTCCTCCCCGTCAGGCTTTACGGGATAAAGGAAGGCACAGGCGGCCGGGTGGAATTGCTCCTGCTCCGGGCGCTCGGCGGGGACACATGGGAGGTTCTGATACGGCCGGGGCGGCGGACGCCGCCGGGAACCCGGCTTTGGTTCGGGGCGGGCTTGCTGAAGGGCGAGATTTTAGAACGGACGGAAAGCGGCGGAAGGGTTGTCCGGTTTTCCTACCGGGGACTGTTTGAAGAGGTTTTACGTCACGTGGGACACGTGCCGCTGCCTCCTTATATAAAAAAAGAGCTGTCAGAGCCCGGAAGGTACCAGACGGTATATGCAAGACAACCGGGTTCGGCGGCGGCGCCGACGGCGGGGCTTCATTTTACCCCGGAACTGCTGGCGCGGGTAAGGGACGGAGGCGTGGAAACGGCCTCGCTGGTGCTGCACATCGGACTCGATACCTTTCGACCGGTGCGGGTTGAAGACATAACCGAACACCGGATGCACAGGGAGGAGTATGACATTCCCGGAGACACGGCGGCGGCCGTGAACCGGGCGAAAAGTGAGAAACGGCGGGTGATCGCGGTCGGCACCACCACCGTGCGGTGCCTGGAGGCGGCGTCCGGCGCCACCGGCGAGGTCCGGGCCGGCGCCGGGACTACCGATCTTTTTATTTATCCCGGTTACCGTTTCAGGGTGGTAGATGTGATAATCACCAACTTTCACCTGCCCTGCTCAAGCCTGTTAATCATGATCGCGGCTTTCGCGGGGAGAGAAAAGATATTGCGGGCGTACCGCGAGGCGGTCAGACTCAAGTATCGCTTTTTCAGCTTCGGAGACGCGATGGTAATAATTTGA
- a CDS encoding L-lactate dehydrogenase: protein MAKIAVIGTGLVGATAAFALIEGDLVHEIVLLDINRSRVEGEALDLGDSTAFTGPSRVFVGDYQDCHDADIIVFTAGANQRPGESRLVLAEKNFEVLRDVLQKLMPCWRGGILFIVSNPVDILTYAACRLSGMDRSKVFGSGTILDSARFRHALSTHARVDARNIHAYVIGEHGDSAVPLWGRATVAGIHFDELCRQVNAPYPDREAVNTYIRQAAYRIIERKGATYYAVGLAIRKVCEAILKDQHRVLTVSGWLSGHYGYHNTVFSLPTVVGRSGRLAELELPLDRTEESALKYSAAIIKAAQERLRELQ, encoded by the coding sequence TTGGCAAAAATCGCCGTAATCGGAACCGGTCTGGTCGGCGCCACCGCCGCATTCGCTTTAATAGAAGGAGATCTGGTTCACGAGATCGTGCTCCTCGATATCAACCGTTCCAGGGTGGAAGGAGAGGCGCTGGACCTGGGGGACAGCACGGCCTTCACCGGCCCCTCCCGCGTGTTTGTAGGCGACTACCAGGATTGCCACGATGCGGACATAATAGTTTTTACCGCCGGGGCGAACCAGCGTCCGGGTGAAAGCCGCCTGGTGCTGGCTGAAAAGAACTTCGAGGTTTTGCGTGACGTTCTGCAAAAACTAATGCCCTGCTGGCGCGGCGGTATACTCTTTATCGTATCGAATCCGGTGGACATCCTGACTTACGCCGCGTGCAGATTATCCGGAATGGACAGGTCGAAGGTGTTCGGAAGCGGCACAATTCTTGACAGCGCCCGGTTCCGCCACGCCTTGAGCACCCATGCCCGTGTTGACGCCCGAAATATTCACGCTTACGTCATAGGCGAACATGGCGATTCCGCCGTTCCCCTTTGGGGACGCGCCACCGTTGCGGGCATTCATTTCGACGAACTCTGCCGTCAGGTCAACGCGCCTTATCCCGACCGGGAAGCCGTTAACACTTACATCCGTCAGGCCGCCTACCGCATCATCGAGCGCAAAGGAGCGACCTACTACGCGGTGGGCCTGGCTATCCGCAAGGTTTGTGAGGCCATCTTGAAAGACCAGCACCGGGTGCTTACCGTTTCCGGGTGGCTCAGCGGTCATTATGGGTACCATAACACGGTTTTCAGCCTGCCGACGGTGGTAGGAAGAAGCGGCAGGTTGGCGGAGCTGGAACTTCCCCTCGACCGTACGGAAGAATCAGCCCTTAAGTATTCCGCGGCGATTATCAAGGCTGCGCAGGAACGTCTAAGGGAACTTCAGTGA
- the rbr gene encoding rubrerythrin, with protein sequence MDLKGSRTEANLWAAFAGESQARNKYTYFAGAARKEGFEQIAAIFQETADNEKEHAKRIFKFLNGIGATKQNLKAAAEGENHEWTGMYPEFARIAEEEGFKEIAAFFRKVAEVEKNHERRYKGLLENVENGTVFKNAKTASWKCRNCGYVHEGPEAPDECPVCAHPRAYFEPLCENYQGE encoded by the coding sequence ATGGATCTTAAAGGAAGCCGTACGGAGGCTAATCTTTGGGCCGCCTTTGCCGGCGAGTCGCAGGCCCGCAATAAATATACTTACTTTGCCGGCGCGGCCCGCAAAGAGGGGTTCGAACAGATAGCGGCGATTTTTCAGGAGACCGCGGACAACGAGAAAGAGCACGCCAAGCGCATCTTCAAGTTTCTGAACGGCATCGGCGCCACAAAACAGAACCTTAAAGCCGCCGCGGAAGGTGAGAATCACGAATGGACCGGAATGTATCCGGAATTCGCCCGCATCGCCGAGGAAGAAGGTTTTAAGGAGATCGCCGCTTTCTTCCGGAAGGTGGCTGAAGTCGAAAAAAACCACGAGCGCAGGTATAAGGGCCTTCTGGAAAACGTCGAAAACGGGACGGTTTTTAAAAACGCTAAAACCGCAAGCTGGAAATGCCGCAACTGCGGATACGTCCACGAGGGGCCCGAGGCTCCGGACGAGTGCCCGGTCTGCGCCCATCCCAGGGCTTATTTTGAGCCTCTCTGCGAAAATTACCAGGGAGAATGA
- a CDS encoding replication-associated recombination protein A, which yields MERPPLAARFKPRTLDEFVGQQHLLKEGGLLRRAIKAGRLSSAIFYGPPGTGKTALANMAASSADRPFVRLNAALTTVKEIREVAARAVAAREPAVLCLDEIHHLNKLQQDALLPFVEEGVITLIGTTTENPYFEIVGALRSRSTIFRFKPLSAGDLKTILTRALADPERGLGEYDADLKEEALNHIAVAAAGDARVALGALELAVLTTPPGPGGTVVIDLAVAEECIQQRALKYDKSGDTHYDVASAFIKSIRGSDPDAALHYLARAVEAGEDVKFLARRMVISAAEDIGLADPRALGLAQAAADAVQFVGLPEARIILAEAAVYLALAPKSNSAYLAIERALEDVRKKETGYVPTHLRDAGYRGAKAFGHGRGYKYPHDYPGGFVVQEYLPEELRGAVYYKPTGYGAEATLKERLERLRALREKRRGGI from the coding sequence GTGGAAAGACCGCCGCTTGCCGCGCGTTTTAAGCCGCGCACCCTCGATGAATTCGTGGGCCAGCAGCACCTGCTGAAAGAGGGAGGACTCCTGCGCCGGGCGATCAAAGCCGGGCGCCTGAGTTCGGCCATTTTTTACGGGCCGCCCGGTACCGGGAAGACCGCTCTGGCGAATATGGCCGCCTCCTCGGCAGACCGTCCTTTTGTCCGTCTGAACGCCGCTCTCACCACCGTAAAGGAAATACGGGAAGTGGCCGCCCGTGCTGTTGCGGCGCGGGAACCGGCAGTTTTGTGTCTGGACGAGATCCACCACCTGAACAAGCTCCAGCAGGACGCGCTCCTGCCTTTTGTCGAAGAGGGCGTAATAACCCTCATCGGCACCACCACCGAAAACCCCTATTTTGAAATAGTGGGCGCCTTGCGCTCGCGCTCGACGATCTTCCGCTTTAAGCCGCTGTCCGCCGGTGATCTCAAAACCATCCTCACGCGCGCGCTTGCCGACCCGGAAAGGGGCCTCGGGGAATACGACGCGGACCTAAAAGAAGAGGCGCTTAACCACATCGCCGTTGCGGCCGCGGGGGACGCCAGGGTGGCGCTCGGGGCGCTCGAGCTGGCCGTGTTGACGACACCGCCCGGACCCGGCGGGACCGTCGTGATCGACCTGGCCGTCGCGGAGGAGTGCATCCAGCAGCGCGCGCTCAAATACGACAAATCGGGCGACACCCATTACGACGTTGCCTCGGCCTTCATCAAATCCATCCGGGGCAGCGACCCCGACGCCGCCCTTCACTACCTGGCGCGCGCGGTCGAAGCGGGGGAGGACGTCAAGTTTCTCGCCAGGCGGATGGTGATAAGCGCCGCCGAGGACATCGGGCTTGCCGACCCGCGGGCGCTTGGGCTGGCGCAGGCCGCCGCCGACGCGGTGCAGTTCGTCGGACTTCCCGAAGCCCGGATCATTCTCGCCGAGGCCGCGGTTTACCTCGCCCTCGCCCCCAAGAGCAACTCCGCCTACCTGGCGATAGAGCGCGCGCTGGAGGACGTGAGGAAGAAAGAGACCGGTTACGTCCCCACCCACCTGCGGGACGCCGGCTACCGGGGCGCCAAGGCGTTCGGCCACGGCCGGGGCTACAAATACCCGCACGACTACCCGGGCGGCTTCGTCGTTCAGGAGTACCTGCCGGAGGAACTCCGCGGCGCCGTCTATTACAAGCCCACCGGGTACGGCGCCGAAGCAACCCTGAAAGAGCGCCTGGAACGCCTCCGCGCCCTGCGGGAGAAGAGGAGAGGGGGAATATAG
- a CDS encoding DUF3231 family protein produces the protein MVQIGNYHIGKAETAKESVLSAGKAHVLWNQLVARYDCIEKTQIYHYFIHDLDFKAFLGKGLTCILEKQVDELEAAMDSFKLPLPPRPPKSVNVDGSSQVMNDRYIFRDIFASCENLLSTLLHTVRTYITNDPMRKLFIRHLQQEIEAYDDLCKYGRVKGWFEVPPAF, from the coding sequence ATGGTACAAATAGGCAATTACCATATCGGAAAGGCGGAAACAGCCAAGGAATCCGTACTGAGCGCCGGCAAAGCGCACGTATTATGGAACCAGCTGGTCGCCAGGTACGACTGCATCGAGAAAACCCAGATATACCACTATTTTATACATGACTTAGATTTTAAAGCCTTCTTGGGGAAAGGCTTGACCTGCATCCTGGAAAAGCAGGTCGACGAACTGGAAGCGGCGATGGACAGTTTCAAGCTGCCCCTTCCTCCGAGACCTCCCAAAAGCGTCAATGTAGACGGCAGCAGCCAGGTTATGAATGACAGGTACATATTCCGGGACATCTTTGCGAGTTGCGAAAACCTGCTGAGCACCCTTCTCCACACCGTTCGCACCTATATCACCAACGACCCTATGCGCAAGCTTTTTATAAGGCATCTCCAACAGGAAATAGAGGCGTATGACGACCTGTGCAAGTACGGCAGGGTAAAGGGGTGGTTTGAAGTCCCTCCCGCTTTTTGA
- a CDS encoding DUF3243 family protein translates to MDIMADNFPKELASKIREGKAAGLTNEQLIDGILHLGDVMAKFVKPDSPEEALMREMWRVATPDEKRILAGLIVRLSDKVLH, encoded by the coding sequence ATGGATATAATGGCAGACAACTTTCCCAAGGAACTCGCCTCGAAAATCAGAGAAGGCAAGGCCGCCGGGCTTACCAACGAGCAGCTCATAGACGGTATCCTGCACCTGGGGGATGTGATGGCGAAGTTCGTCAAACCCGATTCGCCGGAGGAGGCTCTGATGCGGGAGATGTGGCGCGTCGCAACCCCGGACGAAAAGCGCATCCTCGCCGGGCTGATCGTGCGCCTGTCGGACAAGGTGCTCCACTAA
- a CDS encoding YifB family Mg chelatase-like AAA ATPase, with the protein MLAIVKSVALDGLQGYIVQVEVDISGGLPAFDVVGLPDTAVREARDRVRAALKNAGFEFPVRRITVNLAPADIRKEGPGYDLALATGILAATEQVPPECAAGFVYFGELSLDGTVRGVCGVLPSVAAAVRRGENKIVVAAANAEEAALVEGAVVYPVNRLQELVLFLRGEEEISPCTVDLAAILGQHREELDFAEVRGQLYTKRALEVAAAGGHNVLLAGSPGTGKTMLARRLPGILPEMTFDEALEVTEIHSLAGLLPPGEPLLTRRPFRSPHHTASSIALVGGGRVPRPGEVSLAHHGILFLDEFPEFSKDAIEALRQPLEDGVVTVSRAAGSICFPARIMLVAACNPCPCGFYGDQEKECNCSPQQIQRYRSRLSGPLLDRIELYVSVPRVRFRELAGEPAGETSATVRQRVETARAAQRARFKTKKVGCNAAMSAGQVRRHCATTAEAGRMLQAAFRRLALSARAHDRVLKVARTIADLEGADVIDTAHIAEAIQYRERDGER; encoded by the coding sequence TTGCTGGCGATCGTTAAGAGCGTGGCGCTTGACGGCCTGCAGGGTTACATCGTGCAGGTCGAGGTCGATATCTCGGGGGGTCTGCCCGCCTTCGACGTTGTCGGGCTTCCTGATACCGCCGTTCGTGAAGCCCGGGACAGGGTTCGGGCGGCGCTTAAAAACGCCGGCTTCGAGTTTCCGGTACGCCGGATTACCGTGAACCTCGCCCCGGCGGACATCCGCAAAGAGGGGCCGGGGTACGACCTGGCACTGGCCACCGGCATCCTGGCGGCAACCGAACAAGTACCCCCGGAATGTGCGGCGGGCTTCGTCTACTTCGGCGAGTTGTCTCTCGACGGCACCGTACGGGGCGTCTGCGGGGTATTGCCGAGCGTGGCGGCGGCGGTGCGCAGGGGGGAAAACAAAATTGTGGTCGCGGCGGCCAACGCGGAAGAAGCCGCCCTTGTCGAAGGCGCCGTCGTTTACCCTGTAAACAGGCTGCAGGAGTTGGTCCTTTTCCTCCGGGGTGAAGAAGAGATTTCCCCTTGCACGGTGGACCTGGCGGCAATACTTGGACAGCACCGGGAAGAACTCGATTTTGCGGAGGTACGGGGTCAGCTTTACACCAAAAGGGCGCTTGAGGTGGCGGCAGCCGGCGGACACAACGTCCTTTTGGCCGGAAGCCCCGGAACCGGCAAGACGATGCTGGCGCGCCGCCTGCCGGGTATCCTTCCGGAAATGACCTTCGACGAGGCGCTGGAAGTAACGGAGATCCACAGCCTTGCCGGGCTTCTGCCCCCCGGCGAGCCGCTTTTGACCCGGCGTCCCTTTCGTTCCCCGCACCATACCGCCTCGTCCATCGCCCTTGTGGGCGGCGGACGTGTTCCCCGTCCGGGCGAGGTCAGCCTGGCTCACCACGGCATACTCTTTCTCGACGAGTTCCCCGAGTTTTCCAAGGATGCTATCGAAGCCTTGCGACAGCCGCTCGAAGACGGCGTGGTGACCGTATCGCGGGCGGCGGGCTCGATCTGTTTCCCGGCCCGGATAATGCTGGTTGCGGCCTGCAACCCCTGCCCGTGCGGTTTTTACGGCGACCAGGAAAAGGAGTGCAACTGTTCCCCCCAGCAGATCCAGCGCTACCGCAGCCGCCTCTCCGGCCCCCTGCTCGACCGGATCGAGCTTTATGTTTCCGTCCCGCGGGTGAGGTTCCGGGAATTGGCGGGCGAGCCGGCGGGAGAAACTTCCGCAACCGTCAGACAGCGCGTGGAAACCGCCCGCGCCGCGCAGCGCGCGCGTTTCAAAACGAAAAAGGTCGGCTGCAACGCGGCAATGAGCGCCGGACAGGTGAGGCGCCACTGCGCTACGACCGCGGAGGCCGGCCGGATGCTTCAGGCGGCTTTCCGCCGGCTCGCCCTGAGTGCGAGGGCTCACGACCGGGTATTGAAGGTCGCGCGTACCATTGCCGACCTCGAAGGGGCGGACGTTATCGATACCGCGCACATCGCCGAAGCTATTCAGTACCGGGAACGCGACGGCGAACGGTAG
- the liaF gene encoding cell wall-active antibiotics response protein LiaF, whose product MGLFRRRPMLAGVLIIALGTVWLLKNLGLLTMNVGDLFRVYWPVLLIAWGVDVLIPGPDSGGGRPGAGRLLNGLVLLVLGVVILGSNLGHYELNLGLVWKVFWPVLIILLGWSILRGGVAGGTHLAVMSGLELKNQDWKLEDGNYLALMGGAKIDLSVAEIPPRETVIGITAIMGGVEVWVPRELNVECEGTAILGGLKFFREEGGGIIASRRLTRPGSADSQARVKIYCRAVMGGIEIKDA is encoded by the coding sequence ATGGGTTTGTTCCGTAGAAGGCCGATGCTTGCGGGCGTGCTCATTATTGCGCTGGGTACCGTCTGGCTGCTTAAGAACCTGGGGCTTTTGACAATGAATGTGGGCGATCTTTTCCGTGTTTACTGGCCGGTGCTGTTAATCGCGTGGGGTGTGGACGTGCTTATTCCGGGGCCGGACAGCGGCGGCGGGAGGCCCGGTGCGGGCAGACTGCTGAACGGACTGGTTTTGCTTGTTTTAGGGGTGGTCATTCTCGGCAGCAACCTCGGTCACTATGAATTGAACCTGGGACTTGTCTGGAAGGTGTTCTGGCCCGTCCTGATAATCCTGCTGGGGTGGAGCATCCTCAGGGGAGGGGTCGCCGGCGGTACACACTTGGCGGTGATGAGCGGGCTTGAGCTGAAAAATCAGGATTGGAAGCTCGAGGATGGGAATTACCTCGCGCTGATGGGCGGGGCAAAAATCGACCTGAGCGTCGCGGAAATACCGCCGCGGGAAACCGTAATAGGTATAACGGCGATCATGGGAGGGGTCGAGGTATGGGTTCCCCGGGAATTGAACGTCGAATGCGAGGGAACCGCCATCCTTGGCGGGTTGAAATTCTTCCGGGAAGAAGGTGGGGGCATTATCGCCAGCCGCAGGTTGACCCGTCCCGGTAGTGCGGACTCGCAGGCCAGGGTTAAAATATACTGCCGGGCGGTAATGGGCGGTATCGAGATTAAAGACGCGTGA
- a CDS encoding YraN family protein — MNKSRKQLGEFAEKLAADLLRRKGYRIVVQNYRCRYGEIDIIALDGQTLVFIEVRAKGSTGFGKPQESIGYQKRKKLREVARYYLTSEVQKGSSCRFDAVAVQFETGSLKVRELEHIVDAF, encoded by the coding sequence ATGAATAAAAGTCGAAAGCAGCTTGGAGAGTTCGCGGAAAAACTTGCGGCAGACCTCCTTCGTCGAAAGGGTTACAGGATAGTAGTACAGAATTATCGATGCCGCTACGGAGAAATCGACATCATCGCGCTCGACGGGCAAACCCTGGTATTTATAGAGGTCCGAGCTAAAGGGTCGACCGGTTTCGGCAAGCCGCAGGAAAGCATCGGCTATCAGAAACGGAAAAAGCTCCGCGAGGTTGCCCGCTATTACCTGACTTCAGAGGTACAAAAAGGCAGCTCCTGCCGTTTTGACGCGGTGGCCGTCCAGTTCGAAACAGGCAGCCTGAAAGTCAGGGAACTCGAACATATTGTAGACGCCTTTTAA
- a CDS encoding ribonuclease HII → MHPQTRGYFSQHLYFEAVFKDPRAEEERYAALFNFERELKSLGFRLVAGVDEVGRGPLAGPVAAAAVILPEDVQLTGLNDSKAVSASRRSFLAGRIRELAVAWAVDMASVEEIDALNIRQASFLAMRRALDGLAVKPDHVVVDGCAIPGFILPQTGMVRGDSRVAAVAAASIIAKVTRDGLMEELDEIYPAYGFRRNKGYPTPEHIEALRLFGPTPFHRKSFAPVKVLLG, encoded by the coding sequence ATGCACCCTCAGACACGAGGATATTTTTCGCAACACCTGTATTTTGAAGCCGTTTTTAAAGATCCCCGTGCCGAGGAAGAACGGTACGCCGCTCTTTTCAACTTCGAAAGGGAGCTGAAAAGTCTCGGCTTTCGCCTGGTCGCCGGGGTGGATGAGGTCGGAAGGGGCCCGCTTGCCGGACCCGTTGCGGCCGCGGCGGTGATATTACCCGAAGACGTGCAGCTTACCGGTCTGAATGATTCAAAGGCCGTTTCCGCATCGCGCCGCAGCTTTCTGGCGGGAAGGATCCGCGAATTGGCCGTTGCCTGGGCGGTGGACATGGCTTCCGTGGAAGAGATCGACGCCCTCAACATACGCCAGGCTTCTTTTCTGGCGATGCGCCGGGCACTGGACGGCCTGGCGGTCAAGCCGGACCATGTGGTCGTTGACGGCTGTGCGATCCCCGGTTTTATCCTTCCGCAAACAGGGATGGTTCGCGGCGACTCACGGGTGGCGGCGGTCGCTGCCGCGTCGATTATCGCTAAAGTCACCCGCGACGGATTGATGGAAGAACTCGACGAGATATACCCCGCCTACGGGTTTCGCCGCAATAAAGGCTACCCGACCCCCGAACACATCGAAGCGCTGCGGCTGTTCGGACCGACCCCCTTCCACCGTAAAAGCTTCGCTCCGGTAAAGGTGCTGTTGGGATAA
- the ylqF gene encoding ribosome biogenesis GTPase YlqF, with protein MKLHWYPGHMAKTRKLIREHLKLVHVVFELLDARIPVSSRNPDINTVIGRVPRVVILNKVDLADPTQTRAWDKALANENNRVVQLDCFSGRGLGKIPQIARQVTTPGRTGVIRGMVIGIPNVGKSTFINRFAEHKSARTGARPGVTRGKQWIKVTPGIELLDTPGVLWPRFEDEEVALKLAVTGAIKEEVIDREGVALWLLDWLRSNYPGVLKRRYQMPALPADTGMLLEAIGLKRGLVAAGGRVDHLKAAVALLKEFRDGRLGRFTLDRCVEQE; from the coding sequence ATGAAACTGCACTGGTATCCGGGTCATATGGCGAAAACCCGGAAACTCATTCGCGAACACCTCAAACTCGTGCATGTTGTTTTTGAACTGCTGGATGCCCGGATACCTGTATCCAGCCGGAATCCCGATATCAACACGGTTATCGGAAGGGTTCCGCGCGTGGTAATCCTCAATAAGGTCGACCTGGCCGATCCTACCCAGACCCGGGCCTGGGATAAAGCCCTTGCAAACGAAAACAACCGCGTGGTACAGCTCGACTGCTTTTCCGGCCGCGGGCTCGGTAAAATCCCGCAGATAGCCCGGCAGGTGACCACCCCCGGACGCACGGGCGTCATAAGAGGAATGGTTATAGGGATACCGAATGTCGGCAAGTCAACCTTCATCAACCGGTTCGCCGAGCATAAGTCGGCGCGCACAGGCGCCCGGCCCGGCGTGACACGTGGAAAACAGTGGATCAAGGTAACGCCCGGTATTGAGCTCCTCGACACCCCGGGAGTGCTCTGGCCCCGTTTTGAGGATGAAGAGGTGGCGCTGAAGTTGGCCGTCACCGGGGCGATCAAGGAGGAGGTCATCGACCGCGAGGGCGTTGCTTTATGGCTGCTGGACTGGCTGCGTTCGAACTACCCGGGGGTGCTGAAACGCCGCTACCAGATGCCCGCCCTGCCCGCCGACACCGGCATGCTTCTCGAGGCGATCGGACTTAAACGCGGGCTGGTTGCCGCCGGAGGACGGGTGGACCATCTTAAGGCCGCCGTTGCACTTCTTAAAGAATTCAGGGACGGCCGGCTGGGAAGGTTTACCCTCGACCGTTGCGTCGAACAAGAGTAG